In Rhododendron vialii isolate Sample 1 chromosome 9a, ASM3025357v1, the following are encoded in one genomic region:
- the LOC131300364 gene encoding GATA transcription factor 1 translates to MEGRIMVEDLLNFTLDVGEEDYHYDENTLKAPSSTTSNSQDPDDPEHAEEELEWLSNKDAFPSVETCFDILTPHPSIAQNQHSPVSVLDPTTTTTNSSNSSSTMSCCGSGNNILAPARYPMKPRSKRRRPRRPGALADLANQQYWCWSQVDAENSKQQLRVTVVPLKAPEIGRRCQHCGAEKTPQWRAGPMGPKTLCNACGVRYKSGRLVPEYRPASSPTFSSLLHSNSHRKVMEMRRQTQMG, encoded by the exons ATGGAGGGTCGTATCATGGTGGAGGATCTTCTAAACTTTACTTTGGACGTGGGTGAGGAAGATTATCATTATGACGAAAATACCCTCAAAGCCCCTTCTTCTACCACTTCCAATAGCCAAGACCCAGATGACCCT GAGCATGCAGAGGAAGAGCTGGAATGGCTGTCGAACAAAGACGCATTCCCGTCGGTCGAAACATGCTTCGACATTCTCACCCCCCACCCCAGCATTGCCCAGAACCAACACAGCCCCGTCTCCGTACTTGACcctaccactaccaccaccaatAGTAGCAACAGCAGCTCCACCATGAGCTGCTGTGGCAGCGGCAACAACATTCTAGCCCCAGCTCGTTACCCCATGAAACCGCGGAGCAAAAGGAGGAGGCCAAGGCGGCCAGGTGCGTTGGCCGACCTAGCCAATCAGCAGTATTGGTGTTGGAGCCAAGTGGACGCAGAGAACTCTAAACAGCAGCTCCGAGTGACAGTGGTGCCGCTGAAGGCTCCCGAGATAGGGAGGAGGTGCCAGCATTGCGGGGCTGAGAAGACCCCGCAGTGGCGGGCGGGCCCTATGGGGCCCAAAACACTGTGCAATGCTTGTGGGGTCCGATACAAGTCAGGGCGGCTCGTGCCCGAGTACCGCCCCGCGAGCAGTCCGACGTTTTCGAGCTTGTTGCATTCGAATTCTCACCGGAAGGTGATGGAGATGAGGAGGCAGACGCAGATGGGATGA
- the LOC131300356 gene encoding beta-glucuronosyltransferase GlcAT14B → MTSERTTTTKRHHHPEAMQQQQQHPPQLPTSSTTTTTTTTTLSFLLLLSLLSLLSLSPSSPSPPPTLHPHLFPTHRLLLPAPSSLSSLSPPPSPPSVAYLISGSANDSVRILRLLLAVYHPKNQYLLHLDRSAAQTDRDFLGLIVHSMPVFKAAQNVNVIGKPDFAYQKGSSPLSSVLHGASILLRVDPNWDWFINLSAADYPLVSQDDLLHILSYLPRDLNFVNHTSYIGWRESRKLKPIIVDPGLYLKEKNAMFYATQKRELPDAFQLFMGSPSAVLSRKVLEFSIVGTENLPRTLLMYLANTPSSASVYFPTLLCNSHEFNKRIINHGLQYASFDEKKEPRHLKSEDFDILIGSGAAFGSPFLPDDPVLDRIDQEILSRSSGKPVPGGWCLGELNNTCDVWGDANVLRPGLGARRLENFFVELLSNGTFRSHQCIVE, encoded by the exons ATGACAAGTGAGAGAACCACCACAACAAAGCGTCACCACCACCCAGAAGCaatgcagcagcagcagcagcatccACCCCAACTCcccacctcctccaccaccacaaccaccaccacaacaacactctccttcctcctcctactctctctcctctccctcctttctctctccccctcctccccctcccctcCTCCCACTCTGCACCCCCACCTCTTCCCTACCCACCGCCTCCTCCTCCCcgccccctcctctctctcctctctctctcctcccccctctCCCCCCTCCGTCGCCTACCTCATCTCCGGATCCGCCAACGATTCCGTCCGGATCCTCCGCCTCCTGCTCGCCGTATACCACCCCAAGAACCAGTACCTCCTCCACCTCGATCGCTCCGCTGCCCAAACTGACCGCGACTTCCTCGGCCTTATTGTGCACTCAATGCCCGTTTTCAAGGCTGCCCAGAACGTAAACGTGATCGGGAAGCCCGATTTCGCGTACCAGAAAGGGTCGTCCCCTCTCTCCTCCGTGCTCCACGGCGCGTCGATTCTGCTCCGGGTTGACCCGAATTGGGATTGGTTTATCAATCTCTCTGCTGCTGATTACCCGCTAGTTTCACAAGATG ATCTTCTTCACATCTTGTCATACCTGCCGAGAGATCTTAATTTTGTGAACCACACAAGTTACATTGGGTGGAGAGA ATCTCGGAAGTTGAAACCCATAATTGTGGATCCGGGGCTGTATCTTAAGGAGAAAAATGCGATGTTTTATGCTACTCAAAAGCGTGAATTGCCAGATGCTTTCCAGTTGTTTATGG GTTCACCGTCTGCCGTTTTGAGTCGCAAGGTTCTGGAGTTCAGCATAGTGGGTACAGAGAATCTACCTAGGACACTACTAATGTACTTAGCAAACACACCTTCGTCCGCTTCTGTTTACTTCCCAACTCTTCTATGCAATTCTCATGAGTTCAACAAAAGAATCATAAACCATGGTTTGCAGTATGCTTCTTTCGATGAAAAAAAGGAGCCCCGCCATCTCAAATCTGAGGATTTTGACATTCTTATTGGAAGCGGAGCTGCCTTTGGCTCACCATTTCTCCCTGATGATCCAGTTCTCGACCGCATTGACCAGGAAATCTTGAGCCGGAGTTCTGGGAAACCAGTGCCAGGTGGCTGGTGTTTAGGCGAGTTGAATAACACTTGTGATGTTTGGGGAGATGCCAATGTTTTGAGGCCTGGTCTAGGAGCAAGAAGACTTGaaaacttttttgttgaattgctCTCAAATGGGACATTTCGGTCACATCAGTGCATAGTGGAATGA